The Phoenix dactylifera cultivar Barhee BC4 chromosome 17, palm_55x_up_171113_PBpolish2nd_filt_p, whole genome shotgun sequence genome contains a region encoding:
- the LOC103718014 gene encoding histone H4 — MSGRGKGGKGLGKGGAKRHRKVLRDNIQGITKPAIRRLARRGGVKRISGLIYEETRGVLKIFLENVIRDAVTYTEHARRKTVTAMDVVYALKRQGRTLYGFGG; from the coding sequence ATGTCGGGCCGCGGCAAGGGAGGCAAGGGCTTGGGTAAGGGCGGGGCGAAGCGCCACCGCAAGGTCCTCCGCGACAATATCCAGGGCATCACCAAGCCGGCGATCCGCCGCCTCGCCCGCCGCGGTGGCGTGAAGCGGATCAGCGGCCTCATCTACGAAGAGACCCGGGGAGTCCTCAAGATCTTCCTCGAGAACGTCATCCGCGACGCCGTCACCTACACCGAGCACGCCCGCCGGAAGACCGTTACCGCCATGGACGTCGTCTACGCCCTCAAGCGCCAAGGCAGGACTCTCTATGGCTTCGGCGGCTGA